The Fimbriimonas ginsengisoli Gsoil 348 genome window below encodes:
- a CDS encoding L-fucose isomerase, translating to MTTRDSLRINPPSNRLRGSMPKVGIRPAIDGRFGGVRESLEGFTMEMARATAELISANLRHSCGLPVECVIADTCIGGFAEAADCAEKFQREGVGVSLTVTPCWCYGSETMDMDPLLPKAIWGFNGTDRPGAVYLAATLAGHNQKGLPCFGIYGRDVQDLGDTNIPEDVKEKILRFVRGGLAVATMRGKAYLAMGGVSMGIAGSIVDHELFERYFGMRVESVDMTEFVGRIAKEMFDKEEYQRALAWVRENCKEGHDWNAPEKQRTRDQKDEDWETCVKMALVARDLMVGNPRLKEMGFAEQAQGHNAIAGGFQGQRQWSDHFPNGDFLEAILCSSFDWNGIRQPYIVATENDALNGASMLLGHLLTGTAQMFSDVRTFWSPDAVKRVTGHTLDGAAAGGFLHLINSGPTALDWTGHALKPWWDVTSDDAGRALDDTLWCTSDLGYFPAGGWSTDFTTLGGIPCTMFRINLVRDLGPVLQIAEGQTISLPDEVHRTLDERTSPSWPTTWFVPRTGGDGAFRDVYSVMEHWGANHGAISVGHIGADLISLAAMLRIPVDLHNVPSDNLYRPTAWHRFGGGLDPVGADYRACATYGPLYG from the coding sequence ATGACCACCCGCGATTCACTACGCATCAATCCGCCGTCAAACCGTCTGCGAGGCAGCATGCCGAAAGTAGGTATTCGCCCCGCGATCGACGGCCGTTTCGGCGGCGTACGAGAGTCGCTCGAAGGGTTCACCATGGAAATGGCGCGGGCCACCGCCGAGTTGATCTCCGCAAACCTCCGCCACTCGTGTGGGCTCCCGGTGGAGTGCGTCATCGCGGATACCTGCATCGGCGGGTTCGCCGAAGCCGCGGATTGCGCCGAGAAATTTCAACGGGAAGGCGTCGGCGTCTCCCTCACGGTCACCCCCTGCTGGTGCTATGGCAGCGAGACCATGGATATGGATCCGCTGCTTCCCAAGGCGATTTGGGGTTTTAATGGGACCGACCGACCTGGCGCGGTCTACCTCGCCGCCACGTTGGCCGGGCACAATCAAAAGGGGCTTCCTTGCTTCGGCATCTACGGCCGGGATGTCCAGGACCTCGGCGATACGAACATCCCGGAGGACGTGAAAGAGAAGATCCTCCGATTCGTTCGCGGCGGGTTGGCGGTAGCCACCATGCGCGGCAAGGCATACCTAGCCATGGGCGGGGTGAGCATGGGGATTGCCGGCTCCATCGTCGATCACGAGCTGTTCGAGCGGTACTTCGGAATGCGGGTCGAGTCGGTCGACATGACCGAATTCGTTGGCCGCATCGCCAAGGAAATGTTCGATAAGGAGGAGTACCAGCGTGCCCTCGCTTGGGTGCGGGAAAACTGTAAGGAGGGGCACGATTGGAACGCTCCGGAGAAGCAGCGAACTCGAGACCAAAAGGACGAAGACTGGGAAACGTGCGTCAAAATGGCGCTCGTTGCGCGAGACCTGATGGTCGGCAACCCTCGCCTCAAGGAAATGGGATTCGCCGAACAGGCCCAGGGGCACAACGCCATCGCCGGCGGCTTTCAGGGGCAGCGCCAGTGGTCGGACCATTTCCCGAACGGCGACTTTCTCGAGGCGATCCTTTGTTCGTCGTTCGACTGGAACGGCATCCGGCAACCGTATATCGTCGCTACCGAGAACGATGCGCTCAACGGAGCGTCGATGCTGCTCGGGCACCTGCTCACCGGCACCGCGCAGATGTTCTCCGACGTCCGCACCTTCTGGTCGCCGGACGCCGTGAAGCGGGTCACCGGTCACACCCTGGACGGAGCGGCCGCCGGCGGTTTCCTTCACCTTATCAACTCCGGACCCACCGCCCTCGACTGGACCGGCCACGCCCTCAAGCCCTGGTGGGATGTCACATCGGACGACGCGGGACGGGCTCTCGACGACACGCTGTGGTGCACCAGCGATCTCGGGTACTTCCCGGCGGGTGGTTGGTCTACCGATTTCACCACCCTGGGCGGGATCCCGTGCACGATGTTCCGGATCAACTTGGTTCGTGACCTCGGTCCGGTTCTACAGATCGCCGAGGGCCAAACGATCTCGTTGCCCGACGAGGTGCACCGAACGCTCGACGAGCGGACGAGCCCAAGCTGGCCCACCACATGGTTTGTCCCCCGAACCGGCGGAGACGGGGCCTTCCGGGACGTCTATTCGGTAATGGAGCACTGGGGCGCCAACCACGGAGCGATCTCGGTTGGCCATATCGGCGCCGACCTGATTTCCCTCGCCGCCATGCTCCGGATCCCGGTCGACCTCCACAACGTTCCGAGCGACAACCTATACCGGCCAACGGCTTGGCACCGGTTCGGCGGCGGCCTCGACCCGGTAGGCGCGGACTACCGCGCCTGCGCTACGTACGGCCCGCTGTATGGTTGA
- a CDS encoding Gfo/Idh/MocA family protein, protein MSSHPDFLPTGNPTVGARRSYGKLPLSERFGVGVLGLHEGHTMLVALRASGLCQAVAGCDLSQEKRQAAMEAAPGIFMTDDYEAMLARPEVQIVAIYTPDHLHAEHIERAFRAGKHVICTKPLINDPADAERIRAAAKESGMRLMVGQSTRFGESFQRQRELFEAGQYGEIEVVDAHYNHRMDWYYKKSPWTIEHTHWAYLGLSHPVDLVRWYLGPIREVHAYGTTTAVGREVSLPNPDAVSVNLIGENGRIGRVLGNYGFHELPKGRALIECFLMGSEGTSLARYPDLRFTTTTPEGGEVEEDYEHSMAGYYYRHELKGMHYGEFCNYADYFASCLLSGKPNSPDLEEGLDTVMTMRAIVESLESGKPVQIRRP, encoded by the coding sequence ATGTCATCTCATCCCGACTTCCTACCTACCGGTAACCCGACCGTAGGAGCACGCCGAAGTTACGGGAAGCTGCCGCTGAGCGAGCGGTTCGGCGTTGGTGTTCTCGGACTGCACGAAGGCCACACCATGCTCGTCGCGCTGCGCGCGTCGGGGCTTTGCCAGGCGGTTGCGGGTTGTGATCTGTCCCAAGAAAAACGGCAGGCCGCGATGGAAGCCGCGCCCGGGATCTTCATGACCGACGATTACGAGGCGATGCTGGCCCGGCCGGAGGTTCAGATCGTGGCGATCTATACGCCGGATCACCTCCACGCAGAACACATCGAGAGGGCATTCCGCGCCGGCAAGCACGTGATCTGCACCAAGCCGCTCATCAACGACCCGGCCGACGCGGAGCGGATACGCGCCGCCGCCAAGGAGAGCGGGATGCGCCTGATGGTGGGGCAGTCGACCCGCTTCGGGGAGTCGTTTCAACGGCAACGGGAGTTGTTCGAAGCGGGGCAATACGGAGAGATCGAGGTGGTGGACGCCCATTACAACCACCGGATGGACTGGTATTACAAGAAATCGCCCTGGACGATCGAGCACACGCACTGGGCTTACCTGGGATTGTCCCATCCGGTCGATCTCGTTCGTTGGTACCTCGGCCCGATTCGTGAGGTGCATGCATACGGGACGACGACGGCGGTGGGGCGAGAGGTGTCGCTCCCGAACCCGGACGCCGTCTCGGTGAACCTCATCGGCGAGAATGGCCGCATCGGGCGGGTCTTGGGGAATTACGGATTCCACGAGCTGCCGAAAGGCCGGGCTTTGATCGAGTGTTTCTTGATGGGATCGGAGGGGACTTCGCTGGCGCGGTATCCCGACCTGCGATTCACTACGACGACTCCGGAAGGGGGCGAAGTGGAAGAGGATTACGAGCACTCGATGGCCGGCTACTACTATCGGCACGAGTTGAAAGGGATGCATTACGGGGAGTTCTGCAATTACGCCGACTATTTCGCCTCGTGCCTGTTATCCGGGAAGCCGAATTCCCCAGATCTGGAGGAGGGCCTAGACACCGTGATGACCATGCGAGCGATCGTCGAATCACTGGAGTCGGGCAAGCCAGTGCAAATCAGAAGACCATAG
- the lpxK gene encoding tetraacyldisaccharide 4'-kinase: MHASELWGSDSPKAKLARLGLTPLSALYALGWEGYLAMYRLGIKQAQEPHCPVLCVGNLVVGGAGKSPLTLHLAQLLRDMGREVVIGCSGYGGPHAEAAALAPSGPLSSREWGDEPAMFRWLLPDVPLVVGRRRVLAAELVQRSHPNAVLVMDDGFQHLPVRKHVTLLLDEPNPKNSLCLPAGPYREPRWNRRRADEVLPGRFRVESEPLCIARPDGETVSPPVEYALLCALGQPQRFIEAVESATRRAATPAIRLADHDPLDAGTLLERLPTDRPTIVTAKDWVKLRERADLGEREWLIARHSVRVEPAIEFRQWLDAKLDGRSSKTATE, from the coding sequence GTGCACGCGAGCGAGCTTTGGGGTTCCGATTCTCCTAAGGCAAAGCTTGCTCGTCTAGGCTTGACGCCCCTTTCGGCGCTCTATGCGCTCGGCTGGGAGGGATACCTGGCGATGTATCGCCTGGGAATCAAGCAGGCCCAAGAACCTCACTGCCCGGTGCTCTGCGTCGGAAACCTGGTCGTTGGGGGAGCGGGCAAGAGCCCGCTGACGCTGCACCTGGCCCAACTCCTCCGCGACATGGGGCGCGAGGTCGTCATCGGCTGCAGCGGGTACGGCGGGCCACATGCCGAGGCTGCCGCGCTCGCCCCATCGGGTCCACTCTCTTCGCGAGAGTGGGGAGACGAACCCGCAATGTTCCGGTGGCTGTTGCCGGACGTTCCATTGGTGGTGGGCCGGAGACGGGTACTGGCGGCGGAATTGGTCCAGCGGAGCCACCCGAACGCGGTGCTGGTGATGGACGACGGGTTTCAGCACTTGCCAGTGAGAAAGCACGTGACCTTGCTTCTCGATGAGCCGAACCCGAAGAATTCGCTTTGCCTTCCCGCCGGACCGTATCGGGAGCCGCGGTGGAACCGGAGGCGGGCCGATGAGGTGCTGCCGGGGAGGTTCCGAGTGGAAAGCGAACCTCTTTGCATCGCTCGACCGGACGGCGAGACCGTCTCTCCTCCGGTCGAGTATGCGTTGCTATGTGCGTTGGGCCAGCCGCAACGATTTATCGAAGCGGTTGAATCGGCGACGCGAAGAGCGGCAACCCCGGCGATCCGGTTGGCTGACCACGACCCGCTGGACGCGGGTACCCTCCTGGAGCGTTTGCCCACCGACCGGCCGACGATCGTAACGGCCAAGGATTGGGTGAAACTACGGGAGCGAGCCGACCTCGGCGAACGCGAATGGCTGATCGCCCGGCACTCGGTGCGCGTGGAGCCGGCGATCGAATTTCGGCAGTGGTTGGACGCAAAACTGGATGGACGATCGTCGAAAACGGCTACTGAATAA
- a CDS encoding glycosyltransferase family 9 protein, with protein MSAPRILLVRFSAIGDCVMAAWAATSIRRRYPDSFLCWAVEARCAPVIDRTDLATQVWELPRDRWKRARWSPKTWAEQVSAYGRLRRLKFDIGIDLQGHSKTAICLRLSGAKRRIAAKATDAFAAKLNPVFGQRPAEMHVVEWNQQVLSAAGDFRLPDAPIMPRRQDAFEAIRRHIVEGKRLATISVSAGQPDKAYLAENWRVVAEALLADGYQVAYLGGPTDSPMNQEGTIDLVGKLPLSETLAAVQCSHLHLAGDTGTGHMAAACGVPVVSVFGPTDPAVFRPYTDNGIVLRDGRETSLVAPERVIRAAHELVRREDAAVSD; from the coding sequence ATGAGCGCCCCCCGCATTCTGCTCGTCCGATTCTCGGCGATCGGTGACTGCGTCATGGCGGCGTGGGCGGCCACTTCGATTCGTCGCCGATATCCAGACTCGTTCCTGTGTTGGGCGGTAGAGGCACGTTGCGCTCCCGTGATCGACCGAACCGATCTGGCCACCCAGGTCTGGGAACTGCCGCGAGACCGCTGGAAACGGGCGCGCTGGTCGCCTAAGACGTGGGCCGAGCAGGTGTCCGCGTATGGGCGGCTGCGACGCCTGAAGTTCGACATCGGCATCGATTTGCAGGGTCACTCGAAGACGGCGATTTGCCTTCGCCTTTCCGGCGCGAAGCGGCGGATTGCAGCCAAGGCAACCGACGCGTTCGCCGCGAAGCTCAACCCAGTTTTTGGGCAACGACCGGCGGAGATGCACGTCGTGGAATGGAACCAGCAGGTGCTGAGCGCGGCCGGCGATTTTCGCTTACCGGATGCGCCGATCATGCCGCGTCGCCAAGACGCCTTCGAAGCGATCCGCCGTCACATCGTGGAGGGGAAGCGTCTCGCGACGATCTCGGTGAGCGCGGGACAACCGGATAAGGCGTACCTGGCCGAGAATTGGCGGGTGGTTGCCGAAGCGCTTCTCGCGGATGGGTATCAGGTGGCCTACCTCGGCGGACCCACGGATTCGCCAATGAACCAAGAGGGGACCATCGATCTGGTTGGCAAGTTGCCCCTGAGCGAGACGTTGGCGGCGGTGCAGTGCAGCCACCTCCATCTTGCCGGCGACACCGGGACCGGACATATGGCCGCCGCGTGCGGCGTTCCGGTCGTTTCCGTTTTCGGACCTACCGATCCGGCCGTCTTCCGCCCCTACACCGACAACGGAATCGTGCTCCGAGATGGGCGGGAAACGTCGCTGGTTGCACCGGAACGGGTAATCCGTGCGGCGCACGAGCTGGTTCGGAGAGAGGATGCAGCGGTTTCTGATTAG
- a CDS encoding glycosyltransferase family 9 protein, giving the protein MQRFLISRLSALGDTVCSLPAAAALKKTFPECHITWTVDPRFAGIVECCTAVDEVLRVKPSLRSIPVYDHAFDAALDLQGLLKSALCIARAKADRKVGYHWQREGAALFSEKILPDPSSFHVVDQYVDVARALGAECHRADFALKPKEEDILSVRRKLKERGVVGRIMVVNAGAGWATKRWPAEHFARVIDAVQAEGVQAVLVGGKAKADRAAAAEVVARCATAPADLLGETNVSELVALIRLASVHLGGDTGSTHIAAALDTPAVGLYSITRPRRSCPYGQIDRCHYDPSGLANIQPNAVLETIRGIL; this is encoded by the coding sequence ATGCAGCGGTTTCTGATTAGCCGGCTGTCCGCCTTGGGCGACACCGTGTGCTCATTGCCGGCGGCGGCGGCTCTCAAGAAGACTTTCCCGGAGTGCCACATCACTTGGACCGTGGATCCCCGCTTTGCCGGAATCGTCGAGTGCTGCACGGCGGTGGACGAGGTATTGCGGGTTAAGCCGTCGTTGCGAAGCATCCCGGTTTACGACCACGCGTTCGATGCGGCGCTGGACTTGCAGGGGCTTCTCAAGAGCGCTCTATGCATCGCCCGAGCCAAGGCGGATCGAAAGGTCGGCTACCACTGGCAGCGGGAAGGCGCGGCCCTCTTTTCGGAAAAGATCCTGCCCGACCCGTCGTCCTTCCACGTCGTCGACCAATACGTCGACGTCGCACGGGCGCTGGGAGCCGAGTGTCACCGAGCCGACTTTGCTTTGAAACCGAAAGAGGAGGACATATTGTCCGTCCGACGGAAGTTGAAAGAGCGTGGGGTCGTCGGGCGAATCATGGTCGTCAACGCCGGCGCGGGTTGGGCGACGAAGCGGTGGCCCGCGGAGCACTTTGCCCGGGTCATCGACGCCGTTCAGGCGGAAGGCGTACAGGCGGTTTTGGTGGGAGGCAAGGCAAAAGCGGACCGAGCCGCGGCGGCGGAGGTAGTCGCACGTTGTGCCACGGCTCCGGCCGATTTGCTGGGAGAAACGAACGTGTCCGAGTTGGTTGCGCTGATCCGCCTAGCTTCCGTGCATCTAGGCGGCGACACAGGAAGCACGCATATCGCAGCGGCCCTCGATACTCCGGCGGTGGGTTTGTACTCGATCACAAGGCCCCGCCGGTCGTGCCCGTACGGTCAGATCGACCGATGCCACTACGACCCTTCGGGTCTGGCAAATATCCAACCCAATGCCGTCCTTGAAACGATCCGTGGCATTCTATAG
- a CDS encoding retropepsin-like aspartic protease → MLVDTGAAKTMINGSRLSLVGVEPEPGLFQVTTSATDVKQMPMALLPSLALGEHQRTNLPVVVHNLPGVTEIDGLLGMDFLAGLHISIRMRHGILTLGEDSDTL, encoded by the coding sequence ATCCTCGTCGACACTGGCGCGGCAAAGACGATGATCAACGGATCCCGGCTTAGCCTGGTGGGAGTCGAACCTGAACCGGGGCTCTTTCAGGTGACGACCTCCGCGACCGATGTAAAGCAGATGCCAATGGCGCTGTTACCTTCACTCGCGTTAGGCGAACACCAAAGGACGAATTTGCCGGTGGTGGTGCACAACCTTCCGGGAGTTACAGAAATCGACGGTCTTCTGGGGATGGATTTTCTGGCCGGACTTCATATAAGCATCCGTATGCGGCATGGGATATTGACGTTGGGAGAGGATAGTGACACTCTCTGA
- a CDS encoding UvrD-helicase domain-containing protein, with translation MSNAAQALSLSTEQSDVVQTREAHFSVVAAAGAGKTFVLVERYLRHVVEEDLRPDQILTITFTKKAAAEMKRRIVRRLRDQGLNDQAQNAETGPIQTIHSFCERLLRENALEAGLDPSFEILTESHSSRLVSACVREALASPLDDEPQAEALISFLAGKRPGFGENKSPYGILESAVEAVLRDLRGSGFSQLQIQQWHLDPRTLRDRWEDLLLRELSPNAQAAFANIEADSFQERMQQALKSVGEKVPGWLKNRPDLQAEEEALEQTCGLVQLACAAWWRLDREMDAEQALDFSALEERAVRLLERSEATRERLQRQVQVVMVDEAQDLNPMQYRLLRRIEASREMLVGDAQQSIYGFRQADVELFERRAVEGHTLRLSRNYRSVPGILNFVDFVFGRLWHESYVPMSNLDAPMDLENDVPRDFAGVEVWRQAANDADATATYIRELLDEGIAKKDIAVLVRDGGGAQAIETGLKGVGIPARVAGGTERFYTRLEVRDLANALRAVADPYDDFSLLACLRSPLVGLSLDAITLLGREAGVVERLAEFESPVDEDGPKLEAFLRWYERLRGIADRLAAWEVLAEIFAKSELLPALARREKPEQLLANVRKLLSLATQEPDLGPLEYAERIREIQDLRHKEGDAPADEEDADVVTIMTVHKAKGLEFPVVVLPQTDKRLAANARDLVVEPRMGLVATKYGKGQCLMHKFLTERRKRRDEEEELRVLYVALTRPKQRLCVSLYPPRRDRTVSKMLQELLGDPPPPGVRVRDSQDLSQMPV, from the coding sequence ATGAGCAATGCTGCTCAGGCTTTAAGCCTGTCGACGGAGCAGAGCGATGTCGTGCAGACGCGGGAAGCCCACTTCTCCGTGGTGGCGGCCGCGGGCGCCGGGAAGACGTTTGTGCTCGTCGAGCGATACCTCCGCCATGTGGTGGAGGAGGATCTGCGGCCGGACCAGATCCTCACGATCACCTTTACCAAGAAGGCCGCCGCCGAGATGAAGCGGAGGATCGTGCGGCGTCTGCGCGACCAAGGTCTGAACGATCAGGCCCAAAACGCGGAAACCGGCCCGATTCAAACGATCCACTCCTTCTGCGAGCGGCTTCTTCGTGAGAACGCCCTCGAAGCCGGCCTCGACCCGAGCTTCGAGATCCTCACCGAGTCCCACTCCTCCCGCCTCGTCTCCGCCTGCGTACGGGAGGCACTCGCTTCCCCGCTCGACGACGAGCCCCAAGCGGAAGCGCTGATCTCGTTCCTCGCCGGTAAGCGCCCCGGCTTCGGTGAGAACAAATCGCCCTACGGAATCCTCGAGAGCGCGGTCGAAGCGGTGCTGCGCGATCTGCGAGGCAGCGGGTTCAGCCAGTTGCAGATCCAGCAATGGCATCTCGACCCCCGAACCCTTCGCGACCGTTGGGAGGATCTCCTCCTTCGCGAGCTATCGCCGAACGCCCAGGCCGCGTTCGCCAATATCGAGGCCGACTCGTTCCAAGAGCGGATGCAGCAGGCGCTGAAGTCGGTAGGCGAGAAGGTGCCGGGTTGGCTAAAGAATCGCCCCGACCTGCAGGCCGAGGAAGAAGCGCTGGAGCAGACCTGCGGTCTGGTTCAACTCGCCTGCGCGGCTTGGTGGCGACTCGACCGGGAGATGGATGCCGAGCAAGCGCTCGACTTCAGCGCGTTGGAAGAGAGGGCGGTGCGCCTCCTCGAGCGCTCGGAAGCAACCCGCGAGCGGCTTCAGCGCCAGGTCCAGGTCGTCATGGTCGACGAGGCGCAGGATCTGAATCCGATGCAGTACCGCCTGCTTCGGCGCATCGAAGCGTCTCGCGAGATGCTGGTGGGAGATGCCCAGCAGTCGATCTACGGATTCCGCCAGGCGGACGTCGAGTTGTTCGAGCGTCGCGCGGTCGAAGGCCATACCCTTCGTCTCTCCCGCAATTACCGCTCCGTGCCCGGCATCCTCAACTTCGTCGACTTCGTCTTCGGCCGCCTCTGGCACGAGAGCTACGTGCCGATGAGCAATCTCGACGCGCCGATGGATCTGGAGAACGACGTCCCCCGAGATTTCGCCGGAGTGGAGGTGTGGCGTCAGGCCGCCAACGACGCGGACGCCACCGCCACCTACATCCGCGAGCTGCTCGACGAGGGGATCGCCAAGAAGGACATTGCGGTGCTTGTCAGGGATGGCGGCGGAGCGCAGGCGATCGAAACCGGCTTGAAGGGGGTGGGCATCCCCGCTCGGGTTGCGGGCGGAACGGAGCGGTTTTACACCCGTTTGGAAGTTCGGGACCTCGCCAACGCGCTTCGCGCGGTAGCCGATCCGTACGACGACTTCTCGCTCCTCGCCTGCTTGCGGAGCCCGCTCGTGGGCCTCTCGTTGGACGCAATTACCCTGCTCGGCCGGGAGGCGGGAGTGGTCGAAAGGTTGGCGGAATTCGAGTCGCCGGTGGACGAGGACGGACCAAAGCTCGAGGCGTTCCTCCGCTGGTATGAGCGGCTACGCGGAATCGCCGACCGGCTCGCCGCATGGGAGGTGCTCGCCGAGATCTTTGCCAAGTCTGAGCTTCTCCCCGCACTTGCGCGCCGGGAAAAGCCGGAGCAGCTTCTTGCGAACGTCCGAAAGCTTCTCTCGCTGGCGACGCAAGAGCCGGACCTTGGCCCGCTCGAATACGCCGAGCGAATCCGGGAGATCCAAGATCTTCGCCACAAGGAGGGGGATGCGCCCGCCGACGAAGAGGATGCGGACGTCGTGACGATCATGACCGTTCACAAGGCGAAGGGGCTCGAGTTCCCAGTCGTGGTGCTCCCCCAGACCGACAAGCGGCTAGCGGCCAACGCCCGAGACCTCGTGGTCGAGCCGCGCATGGGTCTCGTCGCCACTAAATACGGAAAAGGTCAGTGCCTCATGCACAAGTTCCTCACCGAGCGGCGGAAGCGGCGCGACGAGGAAGAGGAACTCCGCGTGCTGTACGTGGCCCTGACCCGGCCGAAACAGCGGCTCTGCGTTTCCCTCTACCCGCCGCGCCGCGACCGGACGGTCTCGAAAATGCTCCAAGAGCTCCTCGGCGACCCACCCCCACCCGGAGTACGCGTGAGGGACTCGCAGGACCTTTCGCAGATGCCCGTCTAA
- a CDS encoding lysophospholipid acyltransferase family protein encodes MDDRRKRLLNNVVIWAFDRGQKRFLTKDVAVAERRGARLGMLFYRLDKKHRERTHSNLELAFPEWTPEKRDEVAKAVFRHYGLVMGDFLRTPMRTKEEVLETAEVEGFDNFLVAEAAGKGVLVVTAHLGNFERFGHYCTATGRHISVVARDANQSEIQERIAAVRANTGVEFISRGEAARPIMVKLRRKELIGLLPDQNTDEAFVPFFGKPCGTVLGPAVLHQRTGAPILPAFCVRTGVGRYKIIVKEPIDLENTENDREALMTQVNSVLESVIRDYPEQWLWMHDRWKSARLRGLL; translated from the coding sequence ATGGACGATCGTCGAAAACGGCTACTGAATAATGTGGTGATCTGGGCCTTCGATCGCGGCCAGAAACGCTTTCTCACGAAAGACGTCGCCGTCGCAGAGCGCCGGGGCGCCCGTCTGGGGATGCTTTTCTACCGCCTCGACAAGAAGCACCGAGAGCGGACCCATTCGAATTTGGAGCTCGCCTTTCCCGAATGGACGCCCGAGAAGCGCGACGAAGTCGCCAAGGCGGTTTTCCGGCACTACGGCTTAGTCATGGGCGACTTCCTGCGCACCCCGATGCGAACCAAGGAAGAGGTTCTGGAGACGGCGGAGGTCGAGGGGTTCGATAATTTCCTCGTCGCGGAGGCGGCCGGCAAGGGAGTTCTGGTGGTAACGGCCCACCTCGGCAACTTCGAGCGATTCGGACACTATTGCACCGCCACCGGACGGCATATCAGCGTGGTGGCGCGCGACGCTAACCAATCGGAGATTCAAGAGCGGATCGCGGCGGTCCGCGCGAATACCGGAGTGGAGTTCATCTCGCGAGGCGAGGCGGCAAGACCGATCATGGTGAAGCTAAGGCGTAAGGAACTGATCGGCCTCTTACCGGATCAGAACACGGACGAAGCGTTCGTCCCTTTCTTCGGAAAGCCTTGCGGCACGGTGCTCGGACCGGCGGTTTTGCATCAGCGAACCGGGGCTCCGATCCTTCCCGCTTTTTGCGTTCGGACGGGAGTGGGACGCTACAAAATCATCGTGAAGGAACCGATCGACCTGGAAAATACGGAAAACGATCGAGAAGCTTTGATGACGCAGGTGAATTCTGTGCTGGAATCAGTGATTCGGGATTACCCTGAACAGTGGTTATGGATGCACGACCGCTGGAAGAGCGCCCGATTACGGGGCCTTTTGTGA
- the ftsZ gene encoding cell division protein FtsZ, with protein sequence MRPENLFENQATIKVIGVGGAGSNAVNRMISEGVVGVHFIAMNTDAQALGQSRAPKKIQIGEGLTRGLGAGGNPEVGQKAARESEKQIHEELEGCDMVFITAGMGGGTGTGAAPVVADMARRMGILTVGVVTKPFLFEGPKRRRLAEEGAKLLQAHVDTLITVPNDRLLGFVEKRTTMQQAFAAADDVLRQGVQGISDIILLPGIINVDFADVRSVMSNAGVALMGLGTGVGDQRARMAAQHAANSPLLETNIQGAKKLLVNVTAGPDFSIGEAHEAMEYILQFTDAEDADIILGHVMRDTGDGEVSITLLAAGMDPGNATPAKQDREVFVQPATSMNAEMPPASPQLRPQAQPVIPTPIQLDELDLDIPTFLRRQRGG encoded by the coding sequence ATGCGACCAGAAAATCTTTTCGAAAATCAAGCGACCATCAAGGTCATCGGCGTCGGGGGCGCCGGCTCCAACGCCGTCAATCGGATGATCTCCGAGGGAGTCGTCGGAGTCCACTTCATCGCCATGAACACGGACGCCCAGGCCCTGGGCCAGAGCCGCGCGCCCAAGAAGATTCAGATCGGCGAGGGGCTCACTCGCGGTCTCGGCGCGGGCGGCAACCCGGAGGTCGGGCAGAAAGCGGCTCGTGAGAGTGAGAAGCAGATCCACGAGGAGCTCGAAGGGTGCGATATGGTCTTCATTACCGCCGGCATGGGCGGTGGGACCGGCACCGGAGCCGCTCCGGTGGTGGCAGACATGGCCCGGCGAATGGGGATTCTCACGGTCGGCGTCGTAACAAAGCCGTTCCTCTTCGAGGGACCCAAGCGTCGTCGTCTCGCCGAAGAAGGAGCGAAGCTGCTGCAGGCGCACGTCGATACGCTGATTACCGTTCCTAATGACCGCCTCCTCGGATTCGTGGAGAAACGGACGACGATGCAACAGGCATTCGCCGCGGCGGACGACGTGCTTCGGCAGGGCGTGCAGGGAATCTCCGACATCATCCTCCTGCCCGGAATCATCAACGTCGACTTCGCGGACGTTCGATCCGTGATGAGCAACGCCGGAGTCGCCCTGATGGGACTTGGAACCGGCGTCGGGGATCAGCGCGCTCGAATGGCCGCCCAGCACGCAGCGAACTCTCCCCTCCTGGAGACGAACATCCAGGGCGCCAAGAAGCTGCTGGTCAACGTGACCGCCGGCCCGGATTTCTCCATCGGCGAAGCTCACGAGGCGATGGAGTACATCTTGCAGTTCACGGACGCGGAGGATGCTGACATCATCCTGGGCCACGTGATGCGCGACACCGGAGATGGCGAAGTCTCCATCACGCTGCTGGCAGCGGGAATGGACCCGGGAAACGCGACACCGGCGAAGCAGGATCGTGAGGTCTTTGTCCAGCCGGCCACCTCCATGAACGCCGAGATGCCTCCTGCCTCGCCGCAACTGCGCCCCCAGGCTCAGCCGGTCATCCCCACTCCGATCCAGCTCGACGAGCTCGACCTCGACATCCCCACCTTCCTCCGCCGCCAACGCGGAGGGTAG